In the Chaetodon trifascialis isolate fChaTrf1 chromosome 12, fChaTrf1.hap1, whole genome shotgun sequence genome, cttgatacaggaagttgagccAACAGactatgttgcatgaactcatgttttgaagtgtaaaaaaactTGATACTATAAGGACTCAAAtgaactcagtcaaagcaacaagatgacttgacatagttaagtcgggtcacctaatctttttttttttttttttttacagtgcatgcttcccgtgaaattattttctccgcatttatcccatcctcggtctgtcgatcctccgcggcagaccaggagcggtgggcagccagctgccagccgccagccgacgccggcgcccggggaccagttctccttcggtgcttcggttctccttcctttggtgatcttcttgcatgtttttagtgggagttatttaaggaggaaaccttaggttcatgcaaactccacacagaacatgcaaactccacacagaaaggcccccttttttccttgagcagcaggcaccgaaggcgtggtggacgacacgccaccagcgcccacagcgggattccggggggcttctagctgtgaggcgacaagtgtgaccacttgtgcaaccgtgctaccctacaaataagtgtctgacattaatatggaaagaatccatacagagatacttctttgttgatgagtaagatctgttttgcttaagcagaaacagctgttgtagcgctgtcgccaaagccaccagactccattcaaaaaaacagtcattttagcatttttaaaaaaacttcttcaaatgcatcaaaaaccaaataaaactcgaaaaaaaccttcttggatcacctttttaatgtttcggcaacaattactaactctggattggttgaaataaactttcaattcacggAATGGGTAGAGGAGCGcgagagctggctgacgtcagagaagcagcgggggaaacagcacattgagtcggaatgtttaatatttttacacttagactgacactactacgtagacataaacatgtcggacttggttcttggtaaaaataaataaacaaataatagTAAGGaacagcacaatggaaactctgattttgtggctcctgtccatcatgaggttctttcagcaggcaccatttaagagaactaaaaaagatgttggttgaacttattttatcaagttagggcaacattattattttttctcatgctttattgccaagtcATTTAaatttacagaaattgctagatttcaaaattttaagcaaaataatacctacaaagaatctccatgagaattagacaaactaaagattaacccaagaaaaaatagctgaacagacaattcaaggacctttatttaacccccaacaagtccaacttcaagcagcctttcttcaaaataagtgtcaatggatgtcaagacatcaaaaaagaccttccttgggacatataaaaaaaaaaaatagcccttacaccctctaacacacttttgcttgggactgctcacaaactgaaattacactgtcccacacataaataataataatataatacataaaaagaagagcacccatcctttgtggaaaaacaataactctccgagttcaacagagtcctttctgagtgaatgttcagagttgctgcagtaaattcagttcaattcaattcaatatacctttatttgtcccgcaaggggaaattccaatgtacagcagcaccagtaaaagatagaattaggtaaaaaaaacagcaagtatatacaaaagaatgtaataaaaataagcattatataaaaataagcattattaaattaaaaattgtatttgcggactgttaggtacaggatgaattgcacagattattgcaccagctattgcccagattattgcacagatcatttacaaatgatttacagataaattatcaaaaaattactttcagcagttcttgttgtgtagtctgacagctacaggaaggaatgacctgtgataccgctccttcacacactttggatgtagcaaagaaagaaagaaagaaagaaagaaagaaagaaagaaagaaagaaagaaagaaagaaagaaagatatacaaccattatcagcacaaaacacactaagttcagtttccttattgtgtatgtgtatttttagatgtgcaaaatactgtgcatcgccacaaatctctgaaaaattgcacagttcacaatttaaagcttccagattttaatgtatcctaacatgaaataaacacgactttattataaagtggacacacttggccatgtcactcatctgaatggtaagtgattacattgtaaaaacagaagccacatggcacagcactgacaagacagcgagaaaagagagcttctcatgagtgatgtgatgccatagacataatatacgtagacgcctcattacgtgctggagcgtaatccagcatcgccgccatattgggtgggtctctgctagcaccagagccaaccaaagtcaacgtaaagacagcaactatgcccctattttatctatttattttattttatttaggttcccagccccagttgcaagcttaacggggtagtgtaagacgctggaatgacctggaattttaaagcttacttttccaggccttaaaaaaaaaattaaagaaggaaaaaaaaatgtactgaccaggtatatatgggagttttgtatgtatgtatgtaaatgtgttaaaatcagtgtatatcacaaacagcagtttcagtccaggctattgtggaatctttgtcaccctaaagctgtgaacagttgtttaaatttagacatgtcaggccagaaggtgtgtgtgtttgtgtacgtgtgtgtgtttgaacgcAGCAGTGGACAGTGGGCCGACACATGATGAGTAGgctagaaaaaagaaaaaaaccttcctcgttttgacagtttgttttggtgaagttttattccaacacaactgagtaaaataacttactcaaagtttaatacgcatgtcaacaggttatgtgagatgtctggtttgtgtgtgtgtgtgtgtgtgtgcgtgtaaccCAGTGGTTATCTAGCCAGCCTGTTATTCAGTGTTAATAGGTACACTGTCTCTTTAAGAGTCACAACAGTAAGCTCTGCTTTACGGTTGTAGAGCAGCGATTTCAGAGCACAAGAGTTCGCGGGTTGCACCTGAATAATGCTGAGAGGGGAGAAGACATGGCCGAGCTGTAGCCAGTCTTTACTAGCCGTCTTTCACATCAAGTCACCACttatacttttttttctcctgctaGCTTGGGTGAACCGGAGTCAGGCAGAGACCACTGTGTCCCGGGACTTATCGCCAGCCATCATCCAGCTCTGCTCGTGGACAACTTGAGTATCAgaaaaaacttttctttctatAGAGCTCTATAGTATTTCTTTTGGGTACCCAAATTTTGTTTCCTTCGCTGGGagtttcttatttctttcctCCTGGACTAAGAAATACCAAATTGCGAATCACCACAATTTGTGGAGAGGATTGACTGTTCATTACTCAAGAATAAAGGGACTGATTACTTTAGATAAACACTGCAAAGAGACTGATAAAAAAAGGACTACACAAGGTTTTGAGTTGTGATATTGCATTTATATTGTTGGCAACTATTTGTGTTGCGGGACTAAGTCAAATCATTTATATTGAAGCTGAagagaatttatttttttaatgttattttatcattttacataattgttttatttatttattttttgattgcTTGTGTCACTACAATGAAAGAACATATTTTGAGTTAAACGAACAGACACTGATTTAAAGGGAAGGTACGTTCCAGTCCataaaatttattttattttattttattggacTTAGGTAGCATACTACTGCCAGACCCAGAATAAATTCCTGCTGAGTACATTTGAATCTGATCtcgtctttgttgttgttgacaaaTTGGTACTTGGTTAcacgcgcacgcgtgcatgtgcctaaCTTTACATAAAATatactcagcgcacaaaaacaaaaataaagaaattcttgtgttattggtgtgtacagaagggtcatgattttgtgtgtgtgtgtgtgtgtgtgtgtgtgtgtgtgtgtgtgtgtgtgtgtgtgtgtgtgtgtgtgtgtgtgtgtgtgtgtgtgtgtgtgtgtgtgtgtgtgtgtgtgagagagagagaaataaattcaaatgaacaatcaaaatgtttctttattaaaatataaaataaattaatttatacatttattcatatgccataccatatgtctgtattctgctctttaacaaagtatttcagcatcaagcacgtgtttttaatgtgtgacagcgtcctgtgtcataactacatctctgccatttgtaacaaatcacaccgtgtgaaaatcgggtaaaaagttatgattgttgtagttggacatacaccttcctctgtagaaataaatgcactgggggcgcatgggagacccatccaagatggcgcccgcgctgaacgtcagttccaataggaagcgtcagtcaatgaggcgtctacgtactatggcggagacccacccaatatggcggcgacgctggattacgctccagaacgtaatgaggcgtctacgtatattatgtctatggtgtGTGCCTTCACCTTCAGCCATCTTCACCATGTTGGGTGCTGTGGGACGGTGCTGCAGCGGGGCTCTGCAGGCTTTTAAGCCTGGGATCGGCTCTCTGAAGACGGTCAGCGGGAGACATGCAGCTCTTTCTTCGAGTGAGTGGATCCACTTTTTAAATACTAGCTGGCTTGTCTGCGTTATTTGCCCTTTGGCTGTTTTTAACGCTAATGTAGCATGCTAAGAGGGTCAGGCCTCCAGTTGACCATGAAATGTCTTCATGAGggtttttaatttaattaaagcaCCTAAAATAAGAGATAAGTACTTATTTTGTCAGTTTGTAGCTTCATTCAGATGGTATAGCTCCACTCATGTCTTGGTTCACTGTCTCCAATCAATGACCTTTACAACCAACTCAGTACAAGTCAATACTTTACACTAAACCTCTCAGACTTAGGTACAATGGCATTAAAATATAAGAAAATGTTATCATGAAGCACCAAACTATGGAGATGTATTTTACTTTTTGGTTAATACTAGACATATCACAAGCACACGCTAGTCCTTGTTTATTCTCTGTAAGATGTTTTGATGTCTCAAACTTAGTTGCTGCTGTCATATGTAAAGTCACTCCTAATATAATGTCATTCATGTCAATGTCCTTTTCCTGTCATTGTCCTTGCAGGCAGGGGTTACGCTGCCCCAGCTGCTCAGGCAGCCCTGGCCAATGGCCGCATTGTGGCTGTGATTGGAGCTGTGGTGGACGTCCAGTTCGATGAAGGCCTCCCTCCTATTCTCAATGCACTGGAGGTGGCTGGCCGTGAGAGCAGGCTGGTGCTCGAGGTGGCACAGCATCTGGGTGAGTGTGCCAAATCGATGCTTGCTGAGACATCACTCGCCAGGTCAGTGTTTGGATGTTGGCTATGAACTTCAAACTGTGTCTCTTCGCGTGCTTCTTCAGGTGAAAACACAGTCAGGACAATTGCCATGGATGGCACAGAGGGCCTGGTCCGTGGTCAGAAGGTCCTGGACACCGGAGCACCCATCAGGATCCCTGTGGGCCCTGAGACCTTGGGCAGGATCATGAATGTCATTGGAGAACCCATTGATGAGAGGGGTCCAATTACCACCAAACAGTAAGTGTTGATCATGGTGCTGGAGTTGatctatatttttattgttgtcaGCGAATtgatgaaaagaccaaaatcagTAAGCTTGTTTCTTCCTACTGGGGACATGAATctacaaaaatgcaaatgtagcTTCCCTTTATAGGAGTTTTTAGAGAGTGCATTTGTTGGGATCAGTTTATTTAAGATAAGATTCATTTAGCtggtttgggtcttttcataggatttgttgacaattCTTTCTTATCCTTTGAACCTCATGATTCAAAATAACACATTATCTTGCAGAACTGCTCCTATTCATGCTGAAGCCCCCGAGTTCACAGACATGAGTGTGGAGCAGGAGATCCTGGTCACTGGCATCAAAGTGGTAGACCTGCTGGCACCCTACGCAAAGGGTGGAAAGATCGGTTAGTGGATCATCTGACAccacagatttttttccccctcccaTTTTTATACTCGCATGTCATAATAAGCAATTATTGTGCGTGTTGAATCCCTTCAGGTCTGTTTGGTGGTGCTGGTGTCGGCAAGACTGTGCTGATTATGGAGCTGATCAACAATGTGGCCAAGGCTCATGGTGGTTACTCTGTGTTTGCTGGAGTGGGAGAGCGAACCCGTGAGGGAAATGACTTGTACCATGAAATGATTGAGTCTGGTGTCATTAACCTGAAGGACACCACCTCAAAGGTGAGTTACATttagattcaagattcaagattcaagaagctttatttatccagagggaaattgctgtgcagcagttgcgatACAAAGTGTAGAAGTAGTACGAGTAAGAggatagataaaacacacaactaaatgcaacaaagtgcaaggcacaaTTAGAATACTAATTTATTTGTAATAACACCATTTAGCTTGACACCTGACTCGACACCTCAGCACAGCATGTAACATGTCGCTGATCAGTTTTGATGGATTCGTGGAGATCTGTTGAGTGTGAACTCATGCAGCTCCCTGGGTGATTCTTATATTCATGTTCCCAGGTAGCGCTGGTGTACGGCCAAATGAACGAGCCTCCAGGTGCCCGTGCCAGAGTTGCTCTTACCGGTCTGACTGTTGCTGAATACTTCCGTGATCAGGAGGGACAGGACGTACTTCTCTTTATTGACAACATCTTTAGGTTCACCCAGGCTGGATCAGAGGTACACAGTGCTTAACAGATTTCCCATCATTTGCAGATGCCATCAACAAAATATGACTTTATGTATGTGTTGTTTTGAATATTTGTGTCATTGTTGTTCAGGTGTCTGCCCTGCTGGGTCGTATCCCCTCTGCTGTGGGTTACCAGCCTACCTTGGCTACTGATATGGGGACAATGCAGGAGAGAATTACCACCACCAAGAAGGGGTCCATCACCTCAGTTCAGGTGAGATGACACAACATGCAAATCACCTGTCAgcactctcttttttttcctgcttatTCATATGACAATGCTTCATTTTGTTACAGGCCATCTATGTGCCTGCTGATGACTTAACTGACCCTGCTCCTGCCACGACTTTTGCCCACTTGGATGCAACAACTGTGTTGTCCCGTGCTATTGCTGAGCTTGGTATCTACCCTGCTGTGGACCCTCTGGATTCCACCTCCCGCATCATGGACCCCAACATTGTTGGGTCTGAACACTACGATGTTGCTCGTGGTGTTCAGAAGATTCTTCAGGCAAGCCTCATATTGGATGCTAACAAATTTTGAATAGctgttaaaaatacataaactaAACTGAAAACGTGTCTGTCTTTTTAGGACTACAAATCATTGCAGGACATCATTGCTATCCTGGGTATGGATGAATTGTCTGAGGAAGATAAGCTGACTGTAGCTCGCGCTCGTAAGATCCAGCGTTTCTTGTCGCAGCCCTTCCAGGTAGCAGAAGTCTTTACTGGCCACTTGGGAAAGCTGGTGCCTCTTAAGGAAACAATCAAAGGCTTCCAGAGCATTCTTGCAGGTAGAGTGCTGCGCCAAGGTTAAAACATTTCTACATGGGATAACATAATGGACATTTGGTGTTAACTGtaactcttttctctcttcaagGTGAGTATGACCCTCTGCCAGAGCAAGCTTTCTACATGGTGGGCCCCATTGAAGAAGTCGTCCAAAAGGCTGAGAAGCTGGCAGAGGAGCATTCTTAAGTGATTTGTTTGTGAGGTTGTGTGAGATAAACATTTGTACAGTATAATTTCTATATGAGGAACTTCTAACATGTCATGCTAAGTATGTTGTGTTGTGGTTCAATTTCTCTGGAAAGgtgaagatgaaataaaaaattgTGATATATACATTTTGTCACAGCTTGTTGTTATTAGCACTGTCAGTGAGCAAAAATTCTTGGtgaaaattaataattaatctTAATGAAAACTTTGGTGTGAAAACACTTACACAATACTTAGGTTTAGCCCATCATGTGGCGAAGTTTCTTATTtagctctttttcttttgtcaggaGGTTGGCGCTGTGTTCTTTGAAGGCTTCAAAATCCTGTAAAATAATGACAAGAAAATGTGTTGAGCGTCTCAGTGTATATAGGCCATTATCAATTACAATAATCGGTTTTGCAGATTCCAACAAACCTTTTTGAACTTAAGATGTTTTGTTGTGGCTTCATCAAGCGCAGACTGGAGAGACTTCACTTTTATATCTGCATTAACAGCTTCTGCTTCCCATTCAAACCTGAGACAGGGTCAGGGACAAACATATATAAAGGCATAAGACTTGTTATGCTACTATGAAATTTTCTTAAAGCTGTAGTGTGTTGTTGGTGCACAATTTACCTGTCCTGTGCTTCAACCCttgcttttttctcttctttacactttttttccagctgttggatttctttctgtttctcctgtatTTAAGACCAGTTGGCACATGAATCGACTGGTTCATCTGTGCAGAGCTGTGATATTAGTGAAGAGAACAAATACTCACCTGTATTACTTTCCCTCTTTCCATAGACAGAGACAATAACTTGtccttctctttggtgaggctTGTTATGCTTCCTGTCATGTTGATTTCCCTCAAAGCATGCTCTTCTTCAGCCTTTTGTAGCTTCAGCTTAAGGTCTGATTGTGGAAAGACAGCCAGTTTACAAGTGTAATTTGTAGCGCATCAGAGAATGATAAAACGTTGACTACTCACCTTTGCACATCTTTTCAGCATCTCTTTGCTGTTTCTGAGCGTTAAGTATTTGATCAAGTAGTGATGCCTCTTTGGTTTGATGCTGAGTTGCTTTTTCCATGAGTTTTGACTGGCATCCAGCTAATTTCTCCcttaaacacatttgaaataaaatgtaaattaataaAAAGCTAGGGCtgtaactaatgattatttcatcattgattaatcaCTTTTTTATGAAGGGACTACTCCTTCCATCCATAAAAGATTAAAATTTGCAAGATCTCAAAGTCTTTTAATTGCCTGTTTTGTGCGACCAACAGTTGAAAACTCAAAAGTTATTCATGTAGAATAACACCATGAAAT is a window encoding:
- the LOC139340299 gene encoding ATP synthase subunit beta, mitochondrial-like isoform X1 yields the protein MLGAVGRCCSGALQAFKPGIGSLKTVSGRHAALSSSRGYAAPAAQAALANGRIVAVIGAVVDVQFDEGLPPILNALEVAGRESRLVLEVAQHLGENTVRTIAMDGTEGLVRGQKVLDTGAPIRIPVGPETLGRIMNVIGEPIDERGPITTKQTAPIHAEAPEFTDMSVEQEILVTGIKVVDLLAPYAKGGKIGLFGGAGVGKTVLIMELINNVAKAHGGYSVFAGVGERTREGNDLYHEMIESGVINLKDTTSKVALVYGQMNEPPGARARVALTGLTVAEYFRDQEGQDVLLFIDNIFRFTQAGSEVSALLGRIPSAVGYQPTLATDMGTMQERITTTKKGSITSVQAIYVPADDLTDPAPATTFAHLDATTVLSRAIAELGIYPAVDPLDSTSRIMDPNIVGSEHYDVARGVQKILQDYKSLQDIIAILGMDELSEEDKLTVARARKIQRFLSQPFQVAEVFTGHLGKLVPLKETIKGFQSILAGEYDPLPEQAFYMVGPIEEVVQKAEKLAEEHS
- the LOC139340299 gene encoding ATP synthase subunit beta, mitochondrial-like isoform X2; the protein is MLGAVGRCCSGALQAFKPGIGSLKTVSGRHAALSSSRGYAAPAAQAALANGRIVAVIGAVVDVQFDEGLPPILNALEVAGRESRLVLEVAQHLGENTVRTIAMDGTEGLVRGQKVLDTGAPIRIPVGPETLGRIMNVIGEPIDERGPITTKQTAPIHAEAPEFTDMSVEQEILVTGIKVVDLLAPYAKGGKIGLFGGAGVGKTVLIMELINNVAKAHGGYSVFAGVGERTREGNDLYHEMIESGVINLKDTTSKVALVYGQMNEPPGARARVALTGLTVAEYFRDQEGQDVLLFIDNIFRFTQAGSEVSALLGRIPSAVGYQPTLATDMGTMQERITTTKKGSITSVQAIYVPADDLTDPAPATTFAHLDATTVLSRAIAELGIYPAVDPLDSTSRIMDPNIVGSEHYDVARGVQKILQASKSLQDIIAILGMDELSEEDKLTVARARKIQRFLSQPFQVAEVFTGHLGKLVPLKETIKGFQSILAGEYDPLPEQAFYMVGPIEEVVQKAEKLAEEHS